The Corynebacterium suranareeae genome window below encodes:
- a CDS encoding glycine--tRNA ligase, with translation MAQQSIIDTVVNLCKRRGLVYPCGEIYGGTRSAWDYGPLGVELKENIKRQWWRSMVTNRPDVVGVDTSVILPRQVWVTSGHVEVFTDPLVESLHTHKRYRADHLLEAYEEKHGHPPVNGLADINDPETGQPGNWTEPKAFSGLLKTFLGPVDDEEGLHYLRPETAQGIFVNFKNVMNTARMKPPFGIANIGKSFRNEITPGNFIFRTREFEQMEMEFFVKPGEDEEWHQYWIDTRHQWYINLGIKPENLRLYEHPQEKLSHYSKRTVDIEYAFNFANSKWGELEGIANRTDYDLRVHSEGSGEDLSYFDQETNERWIPYVIEPAAGLGRAMMMFLMDAYYEDEAPNSKGGVDKRVVLKLDRRLAPVKVAVLPLSKKDTLTPLAEKLAAQLREFWNVDYDTSGAIGRRYRRQDEIGTPFCVTVDFDSLEDNAVTVRERDTMEQVRVPLDELQGYLAQRLLGC, from the coding sequence GTGGCTCAGCAATCGATCATCGACACCGTGGTTAACCTGTGTAAACGACGTGGACTGGTGTACCCCTGTGGTGAGATCTACGGCGGTACCCGCTCTGCGTGGGACTACGGCCCGTTGGGTGTCGAGCTGAAGGAAAACATCAAGCGCCAGTGGTGGCGTTCCATGGTCACCAACCGCCCTGATGTAGTGGGTGTAGATACTTCTGTGATTCTTCCTCGCCAGGTGTGGGTTACTTCTGGTCACGTTGAGGTCTTCACTGATCCACTGGTTGAATCCCTACACACTCATAAGCGTTACCGTGCGGATCACCTGTTGGAAGCTTATGAGGAAAAGCATGGCCACCCACCAGTAAATGGTTTGGCTGACATCAATGATCCAGAGACTGGCCAGCCAGGTAACTGGACTGAGCCAAAGGCTTTTTCTGGTCTGCTGAAGACCTTCTTGGGTCCTGTGGATGATGAAGAGGGTTTGCACTACCTGCGTCCTGAAACGGCTCAGGGTATTTTCGTGAACTTCAAGAACGTGATGAACACCGCGCGTATGAAGCCACCATTCGGTATTGCAAACATCGGTAAGTCTTTCCGTAATGAGATCACTCCGGGCAACTTCATTTTCCGTACTCGTGAATTTGAGCAGATGGAGATGGAGTTCTTCGTTAAGCCTGGCGAGGATGAAGAGTGGCACCAGTACTGGATTGATACTCGCCACCAGTGGTACATCAATCTAGGTATTAAGCCTGAGAACCTGCGTCTGTACGAGCACCCCCAGGAGAAGCTGTCTCACTACTCCAAGCGCACTGTTGATATTGAGTACGCTTTCAACTTCGCTAACAGCAAGTGGGGCGAGCTCGAGGGCATTGCAAACCGTACTGATTACGATTTGCGTGTGCACTCTGAGGGCTCCGGCGAAGACCTGTCCTACTTTGATCAGGAGACCAATGAGCGTTGGATTCCTTACGTAATTGAGCCTGCTGCAGGTCTTGGTCGCGCAATGATGATGTTCCTGATGGATGCTTATTACGAGGACGAGGCACCAAACTCAAAGGGTGGCGTCGATAAGCGTGTTGTCTTGAAGCTTGACCGCCGACTTGCGCCGGTGAAGGTTGCGGTCTTGCCTCTGTCAAAGAAGGATACTTTGACGCCTTTGGCTGAAAAGCTCGCAGCGCAGCTGCGTGAGTTCTGGAACGTTGATTACGATACTTCCGGTGCAATTGGTCGCCGTTACCGCCGTCAGGATGAGATTGGTACCCCATTCTGTGTCACCGTTGACTTCGATTCTCTCGAGGACAATGCTGTGACTGTGCGTGAGCGCGACACGATGGAGCAGGTTCGTGTTCCACTGGATGAGCTGCAGGGTTACTTAGCTCAGCGCCTCCTCGGTTGCTAA
- a CDS encoding ArsR/SmtB family transcription factor, whose protein sequence is MIHNSNRNFVISTEGSESSASAALLELSSAKNIKTISSLIRALDSPLRIEIILALNERPHYVHELVKLVKSSQPLVSQHLKVLKSAGIVDAERQGRQMTYSLAQPLVLDILLLALNAGVDTPE, encoded by the coding sequence GTGATTCACAATTCAAATCGGAATTTTGTCATTTCAACAGAAGGCTCCGAATCCTCCGCATCGGCTGCGCTGCTTGAGCTTTCGTCAGCCAAGAACATCAAAACCATCAGCTCACTGATCAGGGCACTAGATTCCCCTTTAAGGATCGAAATCATTCTCGCCCTAAATGAACGTCCACACTATGTGCACGAGCTGGTCAAGCTAGTAAAAAGCTCACAGCCCCTAGTGAGCCAGCACCTCAAAGTGCTGAAATCAGCCGGAATTGTCGATGCTGAACGCCAAGGCCGGCAAATGACATATTCACTTGCCCAGCCACTCGTTCTAGACATTCTTCTCCTAGCACTCAACGCGGGAGTTGACACACCTGAGTAG
- a CDS encoding Fur family transcriptional regulator — translation MGINRISQGSAPKLGVRSTRQRKAVIDVLEVIDNFASAKEIHQELSSREHNVGLTTVYRTLQSLADIGAVDVLTVTGGETLYRQCHAEGHHHHLVCTNCGRTVEIDGGPVETWAQEIASKNGFSLSSHEAEIFGLCGECQQREQ, via the coding sequence GTGGGTATCAATCGCATCAGCCAAGGCTCTGCACCGAAGCTGGGAGTGCGAAGCACCAGGCAGCGAAAAGCGGTAATCGACGTTTTAGAGGTAATCGATAACTTCGCATCCGCCAAGGAAATCCACCAGGAACTTTCCTCCAGAGAGCACAACGTTGGATTGACCACGGTGTATCGCACCCTACAATCCCTTGCTGACATTGGCGCGGTTGATGTCCTTACCGTCACCGGCGGTGAAACTCTCTACCGCCAGTGCCATGCCGAAGGCCATCACCACCACCTCGTTTGCACAAACTGCGGACGCACCGTCGAAATCGACGGCGGCCCGGTTGAAACATGGGCACAAGAAATAGCTTCCAAGAACGGTTTTAGCCTAAGCAGCCACGAGGCTGAAATATTTGGATTATGTGGCGAATGCCAACAAAGAGAACAATAA
- a CDS encoding HNH endonuclease signature motif containing protein, producing MSISTHVNAITTALHAIDNHLAALLDADGVTLEHYTPLEPDLVALEHAINHHATIAAQTTALAERTNAAHTIGSTHLIDYLTTTFGLSKKGAHHRITLAHTLYPTTGKTSSNNGGSESSSGDNGDSGDSGDSGGDDPDPEPNPGNTGTGNDTDGNDQPDGGSGGSGGSDGKSQISAEKHAIITEELTHLNPNTTPTYDQLRHQALTHAIWRTPEDLRTWLRNQIRTANNARPDPITAMSKRYLALSKPDANNMVRISGLIPATTAALIAANTAPLTKRGNLVDTPPADDTRSRGQRHADALHHIMEIYNQGIVTPARGGTASIIISMTTDDINDINTTDPTNSNGGSSPLNKLYPTNTGYALNLAEIMNLIATKYDFAVLLDGPTGQALNVNRMQRSANLMQRIALFASELVCSAPHCDRPQLECEVHHLDPWVKGGLTNLVNLTQQCYNHHPRIDDSRSGVNGKGYMDRDPDTGRAAHYPADGSGPVCNRSAASDSSGGAWARRKHHGPPPHHQPPHHPPPDPPGPPDDVPGDVSSPAVDTLF from the coding sequence ATGAGCATTAGCACCCACGTCAACGCAATCACCACCGCACTACACGCCATCGATAATCACCTGGCAGCACTACTAGACGCTGACGGTGTCACCCTCGAGCACTACACACCCCTCGAGCCAGACCTTGTAGCACTCGAACACGCCATCAACCACCACGCCACCATCGCAGCCCAAACCACAGCACTAGCAGAACGCACCAACGCCGCCCACACCATCGGCTCCACCCACCTCATCGACTACCTCACCACCACCTTCGGCCTATCAAAAAAAGGCGCCCACCACCGCATCACCCTCGCCCACACCCTCTACCCCACCACAGGCAAAACCAGCAGTAACAACGGTGGCAGTGAAAGCAGCTCAGGAGACAACGGCGACTCAGGTGATTCAGGGGATTCCGGTGGTGATGACCCCGACCCAGAACCCAACCCAGGGAACACCGGTACAGGCAATGACACTGATGGCAATGACCAGCCCGATGGCGGCTCAGGTGGCTCAGGTGGCTCAGATGGCAAGTCGCAGATCAGCGCGGAAAAACACGCCATCATCACCGAAGAACTCACCCACCTCAACCCCAACACCACACCCACCTACGACCAACTGCGCCACCAAGCACTCACCCACGCCATCTGGCGCACCCCAGAAGACCTACGCACCTGGCTACGCAACCAAATACGCACAGCTAACAACGCTCGCCCCGATCCCATCACCGCGATGAGCAAACGCTACCTGGCATTGAGTAAACCCGATGCCAACAACATGGTCCGCATCAGCGGCCTGATCCCTGCTACCACCGCAGCACTAATCGCAGCGAACACCGCACCCTTAACCAAACGCGGCAACCTGGTCGATACCCCACCCGCAGACGACACCCGCAGCCGTGGACAACGCCATGCTGACGCACTGCACCACATCATGGAGATCTACAACCAAGGCATTGTCACCCCAGCACGCGGTGGCACAGCCAGCATCATCATCTCCATGACCACCGATGACATCAACGACATCAACACCACCGACCCCACCAACAGTAATGGTGGTAGCAGCCCACTGAACAAGCTGTACCCCACCAACACCGGCTACGCACTCAACCTGGCAGAAATCATGAATCTGATCGCTACGAAATACGACTTCGCTGTGCTGCTTGATGGACCAACCGGGCAAGCGTTGAATGTTAACCGGATGCAACGCTCAGCGAATCTCATGCAGCGGATTGCGTTGTTCGCCTCAGAGTTAGTGTGTAGTGCCCCGCATTGTGATCGCCCGCAGTTAGAGTGCGAGGTTCATCATCTTGACCCGTGGGTTAAAGGTGGGTTGACCAACCTGGTGAACTTAACCCAGCAGTGTTATAACCATCATCCCCGTATTGATGATTCACGCAGTGGGGTCAATGGGAAAGGCTATATGGACCGCGATCCTGATACAGGTCGGGCAGCGCATTATCCTGCGGATGGTTCAGGTCCGGTGTGTAACCGCTCTGCTGCATCAGATAGTTCAGGTGGTGCGTGGGCGAGACGTAAACACCACGGCCCACCACCACACCACCAACCACCACACCACCCACCACCGGATCCACCAGGACCACCAGACGATGTACCGGGTGATGTGTCTAGTCCTGCTGTCGATACCCTGTTTTAG
- a CDS encoding VIT1/CCC1 transporter family protein, with protein MSTNQPTPAQIKRWRGYLANEQAEAAAYRDLARRRSGEEQEILLTLADAEHRHADYWIEKLGVHAENPPKPDIKTRLLGFLARRFGSVFTLALMQSAEARSPYDNDADASRQISADERIHAEVIRGLASRGRENMSGNFRAAVFGINDGLVSNLALVMGVMATGVSAQIVLITGISGLLSGALSMAAGEYISVRSQTELLDASLPDPKAREALHSLDVESNELELVYRARGMSEEEAQAKATRVFNKITQQKRIGDNVLGSTEAQSAGSARSAAAFSFFAFAIGAFLPIIPYVFGMSGLAGAVVSLILVGISLMATGATTGLLSGKPPGIRAIRQLSIGYGAALVTYVLGLLFGLIL; from the coding sequence ATGTCCACTAACCAGCCCACACCAGCACAAATTAAGCGTTGGCGTGGGTATTTGGCTAATGAGCAAGCAGAAGCAGCCGCCTACCGCGACCTCGCTAGGCGCCGAAGCGGCGAGGAGCAAGAGATCCTTTTAACGCTTGCCGACGCCGAACACCGCCACGCCGATTACTGGATCGAAAAGCTCGGCGTCCATGCTGAAAACCCACCAAAGCCAGACATCAAAACTCGGCTTCTTGGTTTCCTTGCCCGGCGATTCGGCTCGGTGTTCACCCTTGCCCTCATGCAGTCCGCAGAGGCCCGCAGTCCTTATGACAACGACGCCGACGCCTCCCGACAAATCAGCGCCGACGAACGCATCCATGCCGAAGTCATCAGAGGACTGGCGAGCCGTGGCCGCGAAAACATGAGTGGTAATTTCCGCGCAGCAGTGTTTGGTATCAATGACGGCCTTGTCTCTAACTTGGCGCTGGTCATGGGTGTAATGGCAACCGGCGTGTCTGCTCAGATCGTGCTGATCACCGGCATATCAGGACTCCTATCCGGCGCCCTGTCCATGGCGGCAGGAGAGTACATCTCCGTCCGCTCCCAAACAGAGCTTCTCGACGCCTCCCTCCCAGACCCCAAAGCCCGCGAAGCCCTGCATTCATTGGACGTCGAATCGAATGAACTGGAGCTGGTCTACCGTGCCCGTGGCATGAGCGAAGAAGAGGCCCAAGCCAAAGCCACACGCGTATTTAACAAAATCACCCAGCAGAAACGAATCGGCGACAACGTTTTAGGCAGTACCGAAGCCCAAAGCGCTGGATCGGCTCGGTCGGCGGCCGCCTTCAGTTTCTTTGCGTTCGCGATTGGTGCTTTCCTGCCGATCATCCCTTATGTTTTCGGCATGTCAGGCCTGGCAGGTGCAGTGGTGTCGCTGATCTTGGTCGGAATCTCACTGATGGCGACGGGAGCAACAACCGGCCTGTTGTCTGGTAAGCCCCCTGGGATCAGAGCTATTCGCCAGCTTTCCATTGGCTATGGTGCTGCTTTGGTCACCTACGTTCTCGGGCTCCTGTTCGGCTTGATTCTTTAA
- a CDS encoding isoprenyl transferase, translated as MSEFQVPQIPAEFLPKHIALVMDGNGRWATDRGMKRTEGHKRGEAVLLDVVDACIELGIPYLSAYAFSTENWRRSTDEVRFLMGFNRDVLRRQRDGLHEKGVRVRWAGRRPRLWRSVIRELEAAEELTKDNTTMTLAMCVNYGGRAEIIDAAREIARQAAEGTLRPEQINEKTFPNFLDEPDMPDVDLFLRPSGEKRTSNFLLWQSAYAEMVYQDKLFPDFTQQDLFDAVLEYAKRDRRFGSA; from the coding sequence GTGAGCGAATTTCAAGTACCCCAAATCCCTGCTGAATTCCTACCTAAGCACATTGCGCTTGTTATGGACGGAAATGGACGTTGGGCTACGGACCGTGGCATGAAACGCACCGAAGGCCATAAACGCGGTGAAGCGGTCCTCCTTGATGTCGTTGATGCCTGCATTGAGCTTGGTATTCCCTATCTGTCGGCGTACGCATTTTCCACTGAAAATTGGCGCCGTTCGACTGATGAGGTGCGTTTCCTCATGGGCTTTAATCGTGATGTTTTACGTCGGCAGCGAGATGGCCTGCACGAAAAAGGCGTCCGAGTTAGGTGGGCTGGGCGACGCCCTCGTTTGTGGCGTTCGGTGATTCGTGAGCTTGAAGCGGCTGAAGAACTAACCAAAGACAACACCACCATGACGCTTGCCATGTGTGTTAACTATGGGGGCCGCGCAGAGATCATCGATGCAGCGCGTGAAATTGCACGCCAAGCAGCCGAAGGTACCCTGCGTCCTGAGCAGATCAACGAGAAAACTTTCCCGAATTTCCTCGACGAACCAGACATGCCCGATGTGGACCTTTTCCTGCGTCCTTCTGGCGAGAAGCGCACCTCAAACTTCCTGCTCTGGCAGTCCGCGTACGCCGAGATGGTCTATCAAGATAAGCTGTTCCCGGATTTCACCCAACAAGATTTGTTCGACGCGGTCTTAGAATATGCAAAAAGGGATCGCAGATTCGGAAGTGCATAA
- the recO gene encoding DNA repair protein RecO: MRRESFRDRALVVKTYDFGEADRIIVLLTRNHGIVRGVAKGVRRSKSRFGSRLQLFVELDVQLYPGQKLSTISGADTVGYYASGIIEDFTRYSCASAILEIATQLAGVEEDPHLFEETTRALKNIQDSPEPILDLDEFMLRAMNHAGWAPSLFDCAACGRPGPHNAFHPGAGGAVCLYCRPPGSAEVPPEALHMMWLVANGQKARIPQEHPEQQSTIHRLTTAHLQWHVERKLPTLAVLDQA, from the coding sequence ATGCGTAGGGAGAGTTTTCGCGACCGCGCGCTCGTGGTGAAAACCTACGATTTCGGAGAAGCCGACCGGATCATTGTGCTCCTTACCCGAAACCACGGCATCGTCCGCGGAGTAGCTAAAGGGGTCCGCCGATCCAAATCTCGGTTTGGGTCGCGCCTTCAACTCTTTGTGGAATTAGACGTCCAGCTTTATCCCGGTCAGAAACTTTCCACTATCTCTGGAGCTGACACCGTTGGCTACTATGCGTCAGGGATTATTGAAGACTTCACCCGGTACTCCTGTGCTTCTGCCATTTTGGAAATAGCCACCCAACTTGCTGGGGTGGAAGAAGACCCACATCTGTTTGAAGAGACCACCCGGGCGTTGAAAAACATCCAGGATTCACCTGAACCAATTCTTGATCTGGATGAGTTCATGCTGCGCGCCATGAACCACGCGGGTTGGGCACCAAGCCTGTTTGACTGTGCAGCCTGTGGGCGCCCTGGGCCACATAACGCATTCCACCCTGGTGCCGGCGGGGCAGTGTGTCTGTATTGTCGCCCACCGGGAAGCGCCGAAGTCCCCCCGGAAGCACTGCATATGATGTGGTTGGTGGCAAATGGTCAAAAAGCGCGCATTCCGCAGGAACACCCGGAACAGCAAAGCACTATCCACCGACTCACCACAGCGCATTTGCAATGGCATGTTGAACGTAAGCTGCCTACGCTTGCTGTTTTAGATCAAGCCTAA
- the era gene encoding GTPase Era, translating to MSFTNTPEGFRSGFVSFVGRPNTGKSTLTNALVGEKIAITANQPETTRHPIRGLVHRDNAQIIVVDTPGLHRPRTLLGERLNEAVKDTYADVDLIGFTIPANEKIGPGDRWILEAVRKVAPKTPILGIITKADSVSRDLVAAQLMAVHELLGGNSEVVPVSSTSGENVDTLIKVITELLPEGPKFYPDDHLTDEDTETRIAEAIREAALSGLKNELPHSVAVEVDEILPDPERNGVLAVHAIIYVERTGQKDIIVGHKGQRLGRIIHTSRQDIIKILGQNVFLDLRIKVLKNWQSDPKALNRLGF from the coding sequence ATGAGCTTCACCAACACCCCCGAAGGCTTCCGCTCTGGCTTTGTCAGCTTCGTCGGCCGCCCCAACACAGGCAAGTCCACCCTGACAAACGCGCTGGTCGGCGAGAAAATCGCGATCACAGCTAACCAGCCAGAAACCACCCGCCACCCAATCCGCGGACTGGTTCACCGCGACAACGCACAAATTATTGTCGTTGACACCCCCGGTCTGCACCGCCCACGCACCTTACTTGGTGAACGCCTCAACGAAGCAGTCAAAGACACCTACGCTGACGTTGATCTCATCGGATTTACCATCCCAGCCAACGAAAAAATTGGCCCCGGTGACCGCTGGATCCTCGAAGCCGTCCGAAAAGTAGCACCCAAAACCCCAATCTTGGGCATCATCACCAAAGCGGACAGCGTCTCCCGCGACTTGGTTGCAGCACAGCTCATGGCAGTACATGAACTCCTCGGTGGCAACAGCGAAGTAGTCCCTGTGTCCTCCACCTCCGGCGAAAACGTTGACACGCTAATCAAAGTCATCACCGAATTGCTTCCAGAAGGCCCGAAGTTCTACCCAGATGACCACCTCACCGACGAAGACACCGAGACCCGCATCGCCGAAGCAATCCGCGAAGCCGCTCTTTCTGGCCTGAAAAACGAACTACCACACTCCGTCGCAGTCGAAGTAGATGAGATTCTTCCTGACCCAGAACGCAACGGTGTCCTAGCCGTCCATGCCATCATCTACGTGGAACGCACCGGACAAAAAGACATCATCGTCGGCCACAAAGGGCAACGCCTCGGACGCATCATCCATACCTCACGCCAAGACATCATCAAGATCCTTGGACAAAATGTCTTCCTAGATCTTCGCATCAAGGTCCTAAAAAACTGGCAGTCGGATCCGAAGGCCCTTAACCGTTTAGGCTTTTAG
- a CDS encoding hemolysin family protein gives MESSVIWLSIATIVALLFSGLLGAVESALSTVSRARVEQMHKDEQSGSASLLRVIDQRALHINMLIMLRTLLDASAAVFAGAIAVNVMDSWAWGIVIAIIMVSLLTFAVVGVFGRTVGRKNPYSVMLRSAVVLSGLAKILGPIARALIWIGNVIAPGPGFRNGPYATEVELREMVDIAQEHGIVELEERRMIQSVFDLASTTVRQVMVPRPEMIWIESGKTAGQATALCVRSGHSRIPVIGENVDDIVGVVYLKDLVQKTYYATDGGKSVLVDEVMREATFVPDSKSLDALLQEMQEDHKHIAILIDEYGGVAGLISIEDILEEIVGEIADEYDAREVAPIEQIGERTYRVVSRLSLEDLKEHIEEELDLEIEFGEEIEDQVDTVGGLIAYELGRVPLPGATVETCGLTLTAEGEKNRRGRLRMHSAVVEVAEQVSEPEAG, from the coding sequence GTGGAATCCTCCGTTATATGGTTGAGCATCGCCACCATCGTCGCGTTGCTCTTCTCCGGTTTATTAGGCGCAGTGGAATCTGCGCTATCAACAGTTTCACGCGCCCGCGTTGAACAGATGCACAAGGATGAACAATCAGGTTCCGCATCCTTGCTGCGCGTTATTGATCAACGGGCCCTCCACATCAATATGCTCATTATGCTGCGCACCTTGCTGGATGCTTCAGCTGCAGTTTTCGCCGGAGCTATCGCCGTTAATGTGATGGATAGCTGGGCATGGGGAATTGTCATCGCGATCATCATGGTTTCCCTATTGACCTTCGCAGTGGTCGGCGTTTTTGGGCGCACCGTGGGTCGAAAAAATCCCTACTCAGTAATGCTGCGCTCTGCAGTAGTTTTAAGTGGGCTGGCAAAGATCCTGGGCCCAATTGCCCGCGCATTGATCTGGATTGGCAATGTGATTGCACCCGGCCCGGGTTTCCGCAATGGCCCATATGCAACAGAGGTGGAACTGCGCGAAATGGTCGACATCGCGCAAGAACACGGCATCGTGGAACTTGAAGAACGCCGCATGATCCAATCAGTGTTCGATCTAGCCTCCACCACGGTGCGACAAGTAATGGTGCCACGACCTGAAATGATCTGGATCGAATCCGGCAAAACAGCAGGCCAAGCAACAGCACTATGCGTGCGCTCTGGGCATTCCCGCATCCCGGTCATTGGCGAAAACGTCGATGATATCGTCGGCGTGGTTTATCTTAAAGACCTAGTCCAAAAAACTTACTACGCCACCGACGGCGGAAAATCTGTGCTGGTCGATGAAGTCATGCGCGAAGCAACCTTCGTTCCAGACTCCAAATCCTTAGATGCCTTGCTGCAGGAAATGCAAGAAGACCACAAACACATAGCCATCCTGATCGATGAATATGGCGGTGTTGCGGGACTGATCTCCATTGAAGATATTTTGGAAGAGATCGTCGGAGAAATCGCCGATGAATACGATGCCCGCGAAGTAGCACCCATCGAGCAAATCGGGGAACGCACCTACCGCGTGGTCTCCCGCCTCTCCTTGGAAGACCTCAAAGAACACATCGAAGAAGAACTAGATTTAGAAATCGAATTCGGCGAAGAAATCGAAGACCAAGTAGATACAGTTGGTGGACTCATCGCCTATGAACTAGGACGTGTCCCTCTGCCGGGCGCCACTGTAGAAACCTGCGGGCTCACCCTGACCGCTGAAGGAGAAAAGAACCGACGCGGACGTCTGCGCATGCACTCCGCAGTAGTGGAGGTGGCTGAGCAAGTTTCGGAGCCGGAAGCTGGTTAG
- the ybeY gene encoding rRNA maturation RNase YbeY, whose translation MSIEVFNESGYDGVNEEMLIDVLSFALGEMDIHPDAEASIHIVDSDTIADLHVKWLDLEGPTDVMSFPMDELTPGYSRPDGATPGPAMLGDIVLCPEFAAKQATKAGHGLAHELALLTVHGSLHLLGYDHVDPAEEREMFALQNELLADWYDNVEARGVTYQPKPSGPGAFPTAADRLTLDEQMNADGADS comes from the coding sequence ATGAGTATTGAAGTATTCAACGAATCGGGATACGACGGCGTCAATGAAGAAATGCTCATTGATGTCCTCTCCTTCGCACTCGGTGAAATGGACATCCACCCCGATGCAGAAGCATCCATCCACATCGTGGACTCCGATACCATCGCTGACCTGCACGTAAAATGGCTTGATCTGGAAGGCCCAACCGACGTGATGAGTTTCCCTATGGATGAGCTCACCCCCGGTTATTCCCGACCTGATGGAGCAACGCCTGGACCTGCCATGTTGGGTGATATCGTGCTGTGCCCTGAATTTGCAGCAAAGCAAGCAACAAAAGCTGGGCACGGCCTAGCTCATGAACTGGCTTTACTGACCGTTCACGGTAGCTTGCATCTGTTGGGCTACGACCACGTCGATCCAGCCGAAGAGCGAGAAATGTTCGCCCTTCAAAATGAACTGCTTGCCGATTGGTACGACAACGTAGAAGCCCGCGGTGTAACCTACCAACCTAAACCATCTGGCCCAGGCGCATTCCCCACCGCAGCTGATCGTCTCACCTTAGATGAACAGATGAACGCCGATGGAGCTGATTCATAG
- a CDS encoding PhoH family protein, with product MTTVLNLERTLAQTVLGINDENLRVLDNQIDCDIHVRGTRVELTGPAHEVSRATKIFEELQAIARRGHVISPDTVKNVISMINVETPQTVSEILTGDILARRGKVIRPKTLGQKHYVDAIDTNTIVFGLGPAGSGKTYLAMAKAVQALQAKQVSRIILTRPAVEAGEKLGFLPGTLNEKIDPYLRPLHDALRDMVEPEVIPKLMEAGIVEVAPLAYMRGRTLNDAFVILDEAQNTTPAQMKMFLTRLGFGSKMVVTGDITQVDLPGGQKSGLRLVRHILRGVDDVHFSELTSSDVVRHQLVGHIVDAYEDYEERELKRKRQEARP from the coding sequence ATCACCACTGTCCTCAACCTAGAGCGCACGCTTGCGCAAACCGTTTTAGGTATCAATGACGAAAACCTGCGTGTTTTGGACAATCAAATCGATTGCGATATTCACGTGCGAGGCACCCGCGTGGAACTCACCGGACCTGCCCACGAAGTTTCACGCGCCACGAAAATCTTCGAAGAACTGCAGGCCATTGCCCGTCGTGGACATGTAATCAGCCCGGACACGGTAAAAAATGTGATTAGCATGATCAATGTGGAAACGCCACAAACCGTCTCGGAAATCCTCACCGGCGATATCCTGGCCCGACGCGGCAAAGTGATCCGCCCGAAAACTTTGGGGCAAAAACACTATGTGGATGCCATTGATACCAACACGATTGTCTTTGGTTTAGGCCCAGCTGGTTCCGGTAAAACTTACCTCGCCATGGCCAAAGCGGTGCAAGCGCTCCAAGCCAAGCAGGTAAGCCGGATTATTCTCACCCGCCCGGCCGTGGAAGCAGGGGAGAAGCTCGGCTTTTTGCCGGGCACCCTGAATGAGAAAATCGACCCCTACCTGCGCCCACTCCATGACGCGCTGCGGGACATGGTGGAACCAGAAGTGATTCCAAAACTGATGGAAGCCGGAATCGTGGAAGTGGCCCCACTGGCCTATATGCGTGGACGCACCCTCAATGATGCGTTTGTGATTTTGGATGAAGCCCAAAACACCACGCCAGCGCAGATGAAAATGTTCCTCACCCGCCTGGGCTTTGGCTCCAAAATGGTGGTCACCGGCGATATCACCCAGGTCGACCTACCGGGTGGCCAAAAATCCGGTTTGCGTTTGGTGCGACACATCCTGCGCGGAGTAGACGATGTACATTTCTCCGAACTGACCTCATCCGACGTGGTCCGCCACCAGCTGGTGGGACATATCGTGGATGCGTATGAAGACTATGAAGAACGTGAGCTCAAACGCAAACGCCAGGAGGCACGGCCATGA